In the Juglans microcarpa x Juglans regia isolate MS1-56 chromosome 6D, Jm3101_v1.0, whole genome shotgun sequence genome, one interval contains:
- the LOC121235038 gene encoding protein NUCLEAR FUSION DEFECTIVE 4-like isoform X2 — MHQFRGKFKAFINNRWLVFVCAMWVQSCAGIGYLFGSISPVIKSAMGYNQRQVAILGVAKDLGDSIGFVAGSLSEVLPIWVILLIGVVQNFVGYGLVWLVVAGIVPSLPLWVLCIAIFVGTNGETYFNTAALVSCVQNFPKSRGPIVGILKGFAGLSGAILTQIYLMINFPDQSSLIFMIAVGPSIVVLALMFIIRPVGGHKQVRPSDGRSFLFTYSLCLILAGYLLGVLLLEDLIDLKQTVIVLLAVLLIILILLPVIIPVLMVFFSKSRPPAEESLLSEPQKQESGNSEQDGNEVILSEVEDEKSPEVDLLPASERQKRIAHLQVKLFQAAAEGAVRIKRRKGPRRGEDFTLLQALKKADFLLIFFSLVLASGTGLTVIDNLGQICQSLGYTNSGIYVSMISIWNFLGRVGGGYFSELVVRLSWQLDFSTIPWDGLGKFMLSPC; from the exons ATGCATCAATTTCGTGGCAAATTCAAGGCTTTCATCAACAACAGATGGCTGGTGTTTGTGTGTGCAATGTGGGTTCAATCCTGTGCAGGGATTGGGTACTTGTTTGGCAGCATATCGCCAGTGATAAAGAGCGCCATGGGTTACAACCAGAGGCAGGTGGCCATACTGGGTGTGGCCAAGGATTTGGGTGATAGTATTGGGTTTGTGGCTGGAAGCTTGTCCGAGGTCTTGCCCATCTGGGTGATTTTGCTCATTGGGGTGGTGCAGAACTTTGTTGGGTATGGTTTGGTTTGGCTTGTCGTCGCGGGTATAGTGCCTTCTCTGCCATTGTGGGTG TTGTGCATTGCTATATTTGTGGGAACAAACGGTGAAACCTACTTCAACACAGCTGCTCTAGTTTCTTGTGTGCAAAACTTCCCCAAAAGCCGGGGTCCCATTGTGGGGATATTGAAGGGATTTGCTGGACTGAGTGGTGCAATTTTGACTCAGATTTATCTTATGATCAATTTCCCTGATCAATCGTCACTCATTTTCATGATTGCAGTCGGGCCATCAATAGTTGTTTTGGCCCTGATGTTCATTATTAGACCTGTGGGAGGTCACAAACAAGTTAGACCATCTGATGGTAGAAGCTTCTTATTTACCTATAGTCTTTGCCTCATTCTGGCTGGTTATTTGCTGGGAGTGTTGCTGCTTGAAGATCTGATCGACTTGAAGCAAACTGTTATCGTATTACTGGCAGTTCTCTTAATCATTTTGATACTGCTTCCTGTTATAATTCCTGTTCTAATGGTTTTCTTCTCAAAGTCGAGACCTCCAGCAGAAGAGAGCCTTCTCTCTGAGCCACAGAAACAAGAATCAGGTAACTCTGAGCAGGATGGAAATGAGGTTATTCTTAGTGAGGTTGAGGACGAGAAGTCTCCAGAAGTGGACTTGCTTCCAGCATCAGAAAGGCAAAAACGAATTGCTCATTTGCAAGTTAAACTGTTTCAAGCAGCTGCAGAAGGAGCCGTTAGAATCAAGCGGAGAAAAGGCCCACGTAGAGGAGAGGATTTCACCTTATTGCAGGCATTAAAAAAAGCAGATTTTTTGcttatcttcttctcccttGTACTGGCTTCTGGAACTGGTTTGACAGTTATTGATAACTTGGGTCAGATTTGTCAATCACTGGGATATACCAATTCAGGTATATACGTATCCATGATCAGCATTTGGAACTTTCTTGGCCGTGTTGGTGGTGGCTACTTCTCTGAGCTTGTTGTAAG GTTGTCATGGCAATTGGACTTTTCTACTATTCCATGGGATGGCCTGGGCAAATTTATGTTGTCACCGTGTTGA
- the LOC121235038 gene encoding protein NUCLEAR FUSION DEFECTIVE 4-like isoform X1, with protein sequence MHQFRGKFKAFINNRWLVFVCAMWVQSCAGIGYLFGSISPVIKSAMGYNQRQVAILGVAKDLGDSIGFVAGSLSEVLPIWVILLIGVVQNFVGYGLVWLVVAGIVPSLPLWVLCIAIFVGTNGETYFNTAALVSCVQNFPKSRGPIVGILKGFAGLSGAILTQIYLMINFPDQSSLIFMIAVGPSIVVLALMFIIRPVGGHKQVRPSDGRSFLFTYSLCLILAGYLLGVLLLEDLIDLKQTVIVLLAVLLIILILLPVIIPVLMVFFSKSRPPAEESLLSEPQKQESGNSEQDGNEVILSEVEDEKSPEVDLLPASERQKRIAHLQVKLFQAAAEGAVRIKRRKGPRRGEDFTLLQALKKADFLLIFFSLVLASGTGLTVIDNLGQICQSLGYTNSGIYVSMISIWNFLGRVGGGYFSELVVRKFAYPRPVTMAVAQVVMAIGLFYYSMGWPGQIYVVTVLIGLGYGAHWAIVPASASELFGLKSFGALYNFLTLASTAGSLIFSGVIASGIYDYYAEQQAAVSQQISTAMLAVPLQDDDVLTCEGSICYSITFGILSGLCIVATALSMIVVYRTKSVYAQLYGNSRT encoded by the exons ATGCATCAATTTCGTGGCAAATTCAAGGCTTTCATCAACAACAGATGGCTGGTGTTTGTGTGTGCAATGTGGGTTCAATCCTGTGCAGGGATTGGGTACTTGTTTGGCAGCATATCGCCAGTGATAAAGAGCGCCATGGGTTACAACCAGAGGCAGGTGGCCATACTGGGTGTGGCCAAGGATTTGGGTGATAGTATTGGGTTTGTGGCTGGAAGCTTGTCCGAGGTCTTGCCCATCTGGGTGATTTTGCTCATTGGGGTGGTGCAGAACTTTGTTGGGTATGGTTTGGTTTGGCTTGTCGTCGCGGGTATAGTGCCTTCTCTGCCATTGTGGGTG TTGTGCATTGCTATATTTGTGGGAACAAACGGTGAAACCTACTTCAACACAGCTGCTCTAGTTTCTTGTGTGCAAAACTTCCCCAAAAGCCGGGGTCCCATTGTGGGGATATTGAAGGGATTTGCTGGACTGAGTGGTGCAATTTTGACTCAGATTTATCTTATGATCAATTTCCCTGATCAATCGTCACTCATTTTCATGATTGCAGTCGGGCCATCAATAGTTGTTTTGGCCCTGATGTTCATTATTAGACCTGTGGGAGGTCACAAACAAGTTAGACCATCTGATGGTAGAAGCTTCTTATTTACCTATAGTCTTTGCCTCATTCTGGCTGGTTATTTGCTGGGAGTGTTGCTGCTTGAAGATCTGATCGACTTGAAGCAAACTGTTATCGTATTACTGGCAGTTCTCTTAATCATTTTGATACTGCTTCCTGTTATAATTCCTGTTCTAATGGTTTTCTTCTCAAAGTCGAGACCTCCAGCAGAAGAGAGCCTTCTCTCTGAGCCACAGAAACAAGAATCAGGTAACTCTGAGCAGGATGGAAATGAGGTTATTCTTAGTGAGGTTGAGGACGAGAAGTCTCCAGAAGTGGACTTGCTTCCAGCATCAGAAAGGCAAAAACGAATTGCTCATTTGCAAGTTAAACTGTTTCAAGCAGCTGCAGAAGGAGCCGTTAGAATCAAGCGGAGAAAAGGCCCACGTAGAGGAGAGGATTTCACCTTATTGCAGGCATTAAAAAAAGCAGATTTTTTGcttatcttcttctcccttGTACTGGCTTCTGGAACTGGTTTGACAGTTATTGATAACTTGGGTCAGATTTGTCAATCACTGGGATATACCAATTCAGGTATATACGTATCCATGATCAGCATTTGGAACTTTCTTGGCCGTGTTGGTGGTGGCTACTTCTCTGAGCTTGTTGTAAG AAAGTTTGCATATCCTAGACCAGTGACAATGGCTGTGGCTCAGGTTGTCATGGCAATTGGACTTTTCTACTATTCCATGGGATGGCCTGGGCAAATTTATGTTGTCACCGTGTTGATAGGGCTTGGGTATGGTGCCCACTGGGCAATTGTGCCAGCCTCAGCTTCTGAGCTATTTGGACTGAAGAGTTTCGGTGCGTTGTATAACTTTCTTACACTTGCCAGTACAGCAGGTTCTCTAATATTCTCAGGTGTCATTGCTAGTGGTATATACGACTACTACGCAGAGCAGCAAGCTGCCGTCTCTCAGCAAATATCCACAGCCATGCTTGCAGTACCTCTTCAGGATGACGACGTACTTACTTGTGAGGGTTCCATATGCTATTCCATCACGTTTGGGATCTTGTCTGGACTTTGCATTGTTGCAACAGCCTTGAGCATGATTGTTGTTTATCGTACAAAGAGTGTTTATGCCCAACTCTATGGAAACTCTCGCACTTGA